CATGAGCATCATCGGGGTCGGAATCGACGTGGCCGAGATCGACCGCTTCCGGGCGTCCCTGGAACGTACGCCGGGGCTGGCCGACCGGTTGTTCCTCGACAGCGAGTTGCTGCTGCCGAGCGGGGACCGGCGGGGTGTCGCCTCGCTGGCGGCACGGTTCGCCGCGAAGGAGGCGGTCGCCAAGGCGCTCGGCGCCCCGGCCGGCCTGCACTGGACCGACGCCGAGATCTACGTCGAGGACAGCGGGCAGCCCCGGCTGCGGGTGAAGGGCAGCGTGGCCGCGCGGGCGGCCGAACTGGGCGTGCGGGCGTGGCACGTGTCGCTGAGCCATGACGCGGGAGTGGCGTCGGCCGTGGTCATCGCGGAGGGGTAGTACCGGTTCCCTCGTCATCACAGGGCGGCAGGAGTGCGGTCGTCCGGTGTGCCCGGAGGGGAGCCGCGGGAGCGGTGACTTCGGCAACGGGGTGGCAAAGCGTCATTGGGTACGACGGTGTCGAAGGGTGTGCGGGAGACTCGGGCGTATGCGTACTGCGTACAGCGTGGAGACGGTTCGGGCGGCCGAGCGGGAGTTGATGGCGCGGCTCCCGGAAGGGGCGTTGATGCAGCGGGCGGCGGCCGGGCTCGCCGCCGCCTGCGCCGACTTGCTGGGGCGGGTGTACGGCAGGCGGGTGGTGCTGCTGGTCGGCAGCGGGGACAACGGGGGCGACGCGCTCCACGCCGGGGCGCGGCTGGCCCGGCGGGGGGCCGGGGTGACGGCTGTGCCGCTGTCGCCGGAACGGGTGCACGAGGGCGGGCTCGCCGCCCTGCGGCGGGCGGGGGGTTCCGTCGCGGGAGTGGCAGGCGCCGAAGATCTGATCGAGCGGGCCGACCTGGTGGTCGACGGGATCGTGGGGATCGGGGGAAAGGGCGGACTGCGGGCCGAGGCCGTGCCCTTGACGGAGGCCGCCGCCCGGGCGCGGGCCGCCGTGGTGGCCGTCGATCTGCCCAGTGGTGTCGACGCCGATACGGGCGAGGTGCACGGGGCCGCCGTCCGGGCGGACCTGACCGTGACCTTCGGGACGCACAAGCCGGGCCTGCTGGTGGATCCCGCGCGGGAGTACGCCGGGTCGGTGCGGCTCGTCGACATCGGGCTGGAGCTGCCGGGCGGAAGCGCCCAGTTGGAGGCCCTGCAGCACGCGGACGTGGCCGCGCTGCTGCCCGTGCCGGCGCCCGAGAGCGACAAGTACCGGCGCGGGGTCGTCGGGATCGCCGCCGGGTCGGCCCGGTATCCGGGGGCCGCCGTGCTGGCCGTCGCGGGGGCGCTGCGCGGCGGGGCCGGGGCCGTGCGGTACGTGGGGCCCGCCGCGGACGCGGTGATCGCCCGGTTCCCCGAGACGCTGGTGTCGGACCAGGGGCCCCGGCGGGCGGGGCGCGTGCAGGCCTGGGTCGTGGGGCCGGGGGCCGGGGACGACGCGGACACGGTGAACGAGGTGCTGCGGGCCGAGGTGCCGGTGCTGGTCGACGCGGACGGGCTGCGGCTGGCGGAGGCCGGCGCCGTACGGAGGCGCGCCGCGCCGACGTTGATGACGCCGCACGCGGGGGAGGCCGCGGCGCTGCTGGGGGTGAGCCGGGAAGAGGTCGAGGGCGCTCGGCTCGCCGCGGTGCGGGAGTTGGCGGGGCGGTACGGCGCGACCGTGCTGCTGAAGGGATCCACGACGCTGGTGGCCGACGCGGCGGACGGCGTGCCCGTACGGGTCAACGCGACCGGGACGGGGTGGCTGGCCACGGCCGGGAGCGGGGACGTGCTGTCGGGGCTCGCGGGGTCGCTGCTGGCGGCGGGGCTCTCGACCCGGGACGCGGCGAGCGCGGGGGCGTATCTGCACGGGCTGGCCGGGAGGTTCGCGGCGGACGGGGCGCCGGTGGGGGCGCTGGACGTGGCGGGGGCCGTTCCGGGGGCGTGGCGGGACGTGGTGAGCGGGTAGGAAGGGGCGCAGGCCCTCGAGGCTTCCGACCGGTGGTGCGGGGCACTCTCACCGGGCCGGTGTCGAAGGCATGTCCGACCCCTCTGAGAGACTGGGCGCGATGAGTACGACTGCACAGCTGCCGAGCACCGCCCCGCTGCGCGGGCGCGCCGAGATCGATCTTGCCGCGCTCCGCGCCAACGTGCGGACCCTGCGCGCCCATGCGCCCGGTGCGGCCGTGATGGCCGTGGTGAAGTCCGAGGCGTACGGTCACGGTGCGCTGCCGTGCGCGCGTGCGGCCGTCGAGGCGGGCGCCGGCTGGCTGGGCACCGCCACGCCCGAGGAGGCCCTGGCGCTGCGCGGGGCGGAGGGCATCCCGGCGGACGTCCGGATCATGTGCTGGCTGTGGACGCCCGGCGGCCCCTGGCGCGAGGCCGTCGAGGCGGACATCGACGTCTCCGTGAGCGGTATGTGGGCCCTGCGCGAGGCCATCGAGGCCGCCCGGCAGGCGGGGCGGCCCGCGCGGGTCCAGCTGAAGGCCGACACGGGGCTCGGGCGCAACGGGTGTCAGCCCGGCGCCGACTGGGCCGAGCTCGTGGAGGCGGCGGCGGGGGCGGAGGCCGAGGGCCTCGTCCGCGTGACGGGGCTGTGGTCGCACTTCGCCTGCGCCGACGAGCCCGGACATCCCTCCGTCGCCCTGCAACTCGGGCTTTTCCGGGAGATGGTGTCGTACGCCGAGGGGGAGGGCGTCAGTCCCGAGGTGCGCCACATCGCCAACTCGCCCGCCACGCTGACCCTTCCCGAGGCCCACTTCGATCTCGTCCGCACGGGAATCGCCCTCTACGGCATCTCGCCCAGCCCCGAGATCGGCACGCCGGCCGACTTCGGGCTGCGGCCGGTGATGACGCTGTCGGCGTCGCTGGCGCTGGTCAAGCAGGTGCCCGCGGGCCACGGGGTCAGTTACGGCCACCGGTACACCACGCCCGGCGAGACCACCCTCGGCCTCGTCCCGCTCGGTTACGCCGACGGCATCCCGCGGCACGCCTCGGGGACCGGCCCCGTGCTGATCGGCGGGAAGTGGCGGACCGTCGCGGGCCGGATCGCGATGGACCAGTTCGTCGTCGACCTGGGGGGCGACGAGCCACCGGCGGGGGCGGAGGCCGTGCTGTTCGGCCCCGGTGACCGGGGTGAGCCCACCGCCGAGGACTGGGCGCAGGCGGCGGGGACGATCGCGTACGAGATCGTGACCCGCATCGGAACGCGCGTCCCGCGCGTTTATGTCGATACGGAGAAGTCCGAGGGGCGGGGACCACAGGTCGGCCGGGAACAGCCCATCGAGGGATAGGTGAACGGGGAACAAGACGGGTGACCCGCCCGGGGCGGTCGCACAGGGCCGCCCGGCACCGGCCGACCCGGCAGGAGTTCCCAGCAGGTCCCGGACGCGGCAGGCGTCCAAACCCACCGACGAACGACAACGATCCGGCGAAGAGGAGCGGTACGTGAGCGAGAGCAGTGCGGAGGGCGTCGTCGACGCCGCCGCGGCCGTCGCTTCCGCCACGGGGGTGGCCGGAAACTGGCGCAGGGTGACCGGTATCGCCGGCGCCGCGATAGGGGTGATCGCCGCCGGCGCCGCCGCCGGCGTCGCGATAGAACGGATGACCGTCGGCCGGGGCATGCGCAGGAAGGCCCGGCTCGCCCTCGACTCTACGGGGCCCTACGGCGCGCTGCGCGGCACGCCCGGCCGGGCCTACGCCGACGACGGCACCGAGCTGTACTACGAGGTCGACGAGGTCGAGGTCGAGGAGGGCGTGTCGCCGCGGCGGCGCCGGCTGTTCGGCCGCAAGGCGCCCGCTCCCGTGACGGTCGTCTTCAGCCACGGCTACTGCCTCAGCCAGGACTCCTGGCACTTCCAGCGGGCGGCGCTGCGCGGTGTCGTACGGACCGTGCACTGGGACCAGCGCAGCCACGGCCGGTCCGGGCGGGGCGCGGCCCAGGTCCGGGACGGGGCGCCCGTCACCATCGACCAGCTCGGCCAGGACCTGAAGGCCGTGATCGACGCGTCCGTGCCCGAGGGGCCGATCGTGCTGGTCGGGCACTCCATGGGCGGCATGACGATGATGGCGCTGGCCGACCGGTGTCCCGAGCTGATCCGGGAGCGGGTGGTCGCGGTCGCGCTCGTCGGTACGTCGTCGGGGAACCTCGGCGAGGTCAACTTCGGGCTGCCGGTCGCGGGCGTCAACGCGGTGCGGCGGGTGCTGCCCGGGGTGCTGCGGGCGCTGGGGCAGCAGGCGGAGCTGGTGGAGAAGGGGCGGCGGGCGGTCGCCGATCTGTTCGCCGGGATCATCAAGCGGTACTCGTTCGCCTCGCGGGACGTCGACCCGGCCGTCGCCCGGTTCGCCGAGCGGATGATCGAAGGCACGCCGATCGACGTGGTCGCCGAGTTCTACCCGGCGTTCACCGACCACGACAAGACCGAGGCGCTCGCCCACTTCGCGGGCCTGCCGGTGCTGGTGCTGGCCGGGCTCAAGGACCTGGTCACGCCGAGCGAGCACAGCGAGGCCATCGCCGATCTGCTGCCGGACGCGGAACTGGTCCTCGTGCCCGACGCCGGTCACCTGGTGATGCTGGAACACCCGGAAGTGGTCACCGACCGGCTCGCCGACCTGCTCACCCGCGCGGGTGCCGTGCCGGCAGGGGCTACCGTGGGTGGCTATGGAAGCACCAGCGGCACCGCACAACCCGGCTGAGACCGAGCTGATCGTCCACTCGACCGAGCAGATGCGCGACCTCGGCCGTCGGCTCGCCAAACTGCTGCGCGCCGGCGACCTGGTCATGCTCAGCGGGGAGCTCGGCGCGGGCAAGACCACGCTGGCCCGAGGGCTCGGCGAAGGGCTCGGCGTGCGCGGGGCGGTCACCTCGCCGACGTTCGTGATCGCCCGCGTGCATCCGTCCCTCGGCGACGGGCCGCCGCTCGTCCACGTCGACGCGTACCGCCTGGGCGGCGGGCTGGACGAGATGGAGGACCTCGACCTCGACGTCTCGCTGCCCGAGTCCGTGGTCGTCGTGGAGTGGGGCGAGGGCAGGGTCGAGGAGCTGACCGAGGACCGGCTGCACGTCACGATCCACCGGGCCGTGGGGGACACGACGGACGAGGTGCGACACGTGACGCTGACGGGCGTCGGCGAGCGCTGGACCGCGGTGGACCTGGGCTGGCTGTCCGCCTGAGGCGGCGTCGGCGGTCCGCCTGACGCGGGCGAGTGGGTGGGCCGGTGTCGGCGGGTCACCTGGTGCGGGGGCGTGGGCCGACGACGGCGGCGGGCCGCCTGACGCGGGCGAGTGGGTGGGCGGTGCGTCGTACGGGGCTCGGCTGGGTGCGGGGGCGTGGGCCGACGACGGCGGCGGGCCGCCTGACGCGGGCGAGTGGGTGGGCGGTGCGTCGTACGGGGCTCGGCTGGGCGCGGGAGAGCAGGCCGGCGTCGGCCGGTCGTATGCGCGGCGCGTCGTACGGGGCTCGGCTGGGTGCGGGAGAGCAGGCCGGCGTCGGCCGGTCGTATGCGCGGGGAGAGTGAGTCGGCGTCGGCTCGCGTACGCGGCGAAAGCGAGTCGGCGTCGGCCGGTCACCTGTGCGGGGGATTGCGGTCTTGCCTCGGCCGTACCTGGGTCGCGGGGCTCGGCTGTGCAAGGCCCGTGCACCCCCGGGCAGGAGCGTTCTCTCGGCGTGGGCGGCCGGCCGGGCCGCGGGGCGCGCAGCAGCCGGGCCGTCGGCCTTCGGCAGGGGTGCACCCGGACGAACGGGACCGTCGTCTTCCTGCAGGTTCCGACAAGGCGTCGGCAACATGTTGCGCGTGGCGACTCGGACGTGGTCACATGGTATCCAGCCGCTGGTTAGGTGTACCTAAGTTGCACCCGGCCGGCTCCGCCCCCGGCCTCCAGGAGGCGTCCATGTCGACCACGGACCGCACGCCGCAGCCGCGGCCCGCCGCGCCCGCCGGGGTGTCCATGCGCGATCTGCTGGCGTCCTGCGCCGCCGCGCACGCGATCTGCACGCCGCCGCCCGCGCCCGAGCCGTCGGCCCCCGAGCCGCGCGTGGACCACCGCGAGGCCGCGTGAAGCGCCGTACGGCGGCTGCTATCGGATGACGACGACCTTCTGCCCGATCGTCGCGAACATCCACATCGCGTCCCCGTCCTCCCGCGTCTCCCGGATGCCCCCCGTCCGCACCGCCGGGTCGGGCGGCGCCGCCGAGCCGTCCACCGCCGCGCTGAAGCCGATGACCACGCCGTCCACGCTGGCGAAGCGGACGACGTGCTCGACGGGGGTGCCGTCGGACCCGGTGGTCACGCCCGTACGCGACGTCACCGCGTAGGTGCCCGGCGCCGGGTCG
This region of Streptomyces chromofuscus genomic DNA includes:
- a CDS encoding holo-ACP synthase, which produces MSIIGVGIDVAEIDRFRASLERTPGLADRLFLDSELLLPSGDRRGVASLAARFAAKEAVAKALGAPAGLHWTDAEIYVEDSGQPRLRVKGSVAARAAELGVRAWHVSLSHDAGVASAVVIAEG
- a CDS encoding NAD(P)H-hydrate dehydratase — translated: MRTAYSVETVRAAERELMARLPEGALMQRAAAGLAAACADLLGRVYGRRVVLLVGSGDNGGDALHAGARLARRGAGVTAVPLSPERVHEGGLAALRRAGGSVAGVAGAEDLIERADLVVDGIVGIGGKGGLRAEAVPLTEAAARARAAVVAVDLPSGVDADTGEVHGAAVRADLTVTFGTHKPGLLVDPAREYAGSVRLVDIGLELPGGSAQLEALQHADVAALLPVPAPESDKYRRGVVGIAAGSARYPGAAVLAVAGALRGGAGAVRYVGPAADAVIARFPETLVSDQGPRRAGRVQAWVVGPGAGDDADTVNEVLRAEVPVLVDADGLRLAEAGAVRRRAAPTLMTPHAGEAAALLGVSREEVEGARLAAVRELAGRYGATVLLKGSTTLVADAADGVPVRVNATGTGWLATAGSGDVLSGLAGSLLAAGLSTRDAASAGAYLHGLAGRFAADGAPVGALDVAGAVPGAWRDVVSG
- the alr gene encoding alanine racemase; translated protein: MSTTAQLPSTAPLRGRAEIDLAALRANVRTLRAHAPGAAVMAVVKSEAYGHGALPCARAAVEAGAGWLGTATPEEALALRGAEGIPADVRIMCWLWTPGGPWREAVEADIDVSVSGMWALREAIEAARQAGRPARVQLKADTGLGRNGCQPGADWAELVEAAAGAEAEGLVRVTGLWSHFACADEPGHPSVALQLGLFREMVSYAEGEGVSPEVRHIANSPATLTLPEAHFDLVRTGIALYGISPSPEIGTPADFGLRPVMTLSASLALVKQVPAGHGVSYGHRYTTPGETTLGLVPLGYADGIPRHASGTGPVLIGGKWRTVAGRIAMDQFVVDLGGDEPPAGAEAVLFGPGDRGEPTAEDWAQAAGTIAYEIVTRIGTRVPRVYVDTEKSEGRGPQVGREQPIEG
- a CDS encoding alpha/beta fold hydrolase; its protein translation is MSESSAEGVVDAAAAVASATGVAGNWRRVTGIAGAAIGVIAAGAAAGVAIERMTVGRGMRRKARLALDSTGPYGALRGTPGRAYADDGTELYYEVDEVEVEEGVSPRRRRLFGRKAPAPVTVVFSHGYCLSQDSWHFQRAALRGVVRTVHWDQRSHGRSGRGAAQVRDGAPVTIDQLGQDLKAVIDASVPEGPIVLVGHSMGGMTMMALADRCPELIRERVVAVALVGTSSGNLGEVNFGLPVAGVNAVRRVLPGVLRALGQQAELVEKGRRAVADLFAGIIKRYSFASRDVDPAVARFAERMIEGTPIDVVAEFYPAFTDHDKTEALAHFAGLPVLVLAGLKDLVTPSEHSEAIADLLPDAELVLVPDAGHLVMLEHPEVVTDRLADLLTRAGAVPAGATVGGYGSTSGTAQPG
- the tsaE gene encoding tRNA (adenosine(37)-N6)-threonylcarbamoyltransferase complex ATPase subunit type 1 TsaE produces the protein MEAPAAPHNPAETELIVHSTEQMRDLGRRLAKLLRAGDLVMLSGELGAGKTTLARGLGEGLGVRGAVTSPTFVIARVHPSLGDGPPLVHVDAYRLGGGLDEMEDLDLDVSLPESVVVVEWGEGRVEELTEDRLHVTIHRAVGDTTDEVRHVTLTGVGERWTAVDLGWLSA